TATAACACTGATATATACCCacactattaaaaaaataaacatgacattcaagaaaaatagttAACATTCCTCTCTTTTTTGAGGTCTAGTGTATTAGTATGTACTGTCTGACAAatgactatttatttattaactttcaCGCTCTGCTTAAATAACCATGCAATGAATTTCATTTCCGTAGTTTTTATctcataagttttttttttaattaaaaaaaaaacgtgcatttaaaatttatttaaatgaataattattgagtTGTAATTGAACGGCTGATAAAATAGACATATAATAATTTCCTTTGTGTCTCATGCCTCGATGACTCtagaatataattttctcttgcattatatattatatagtaCGTGATATTATGGTACACTGGTACAAGCACACATGTATGTCTATAAAAGtttagatatatataaatatatatagatggaTAGGAGTCATGTGTGAGATACAAAGCTTGTCAATGTAtgcataaataatttgtaatctCAATGAATCATCAGTTTAAAAGATTGCTCTGGAGCTCCAGAGGTGATAACTATTTGTGATACGTAATACTCTtatgataatataatttatatgatatGAGTATTTATtatgttgttatttttatttaaataacttcaTTCATTGGCAGATATAATAGTGCCTTTattcattactattaatataattattagtcattgtttattattaatagttatataattattaatatggTGATTCATTGAAAGCAtgggaaaattttattgagaacTTGGAATTCTTTAAGGActatagaaattaattatataaattttaaattaattatttatacacagaaaaattaaacaattttatttgaatcaagtaaataaatttggtaattatttacaagtggggtcagcCCCATTTTGGAccataactaggtgaaaaattaacattttcaaattttttttatcttgcttgtttttacggcgtatttatgataaaaatgtagtgaaagaaaaaaataacgatttcgatagcttttttgccttcaaaagttggaaaaaattttggctctcatgtttttggataaaatttctatttttgatgtttttgatatatttttttttgaaaaatacatgaaaaaaaaaaaacaattaaaaaaaaaagttgaatatcacaattttctaaaaaaaatataaatttttttgaaaatttgtaaaatttgttaaaattgtgataatcaactttttttttttttaattgttcatttttttatgtatttttcaaaaaaaaaaatgtatcaataaaatcaaatagaaatttcgttcaaaaaaataaaaattgaaatagttgaccccacttgtaaatatttaccataaATTTGAAGGaattcatcttcttgatttgagttaaaaaattcttgaattaaaaaattaactatgctaaaaatttcagataaaaattttatataaaatttttagtatttaatttacaaatgatttattatgaaaaaaaaaatttttacacttttatgctcataaaaaaaattatttaattactactAACATTTCGCATATTAAAAATagcttaataaaatatttgctcagtagaaaaaaaaatatcaaacttaaaaaataaaagctccaaaattgcaatttaattgaaattttatttaaattgaagataaaattaaatatcattgTATATATTCACACATCcatatgaataatttattttgaatgcAGATTAATTTTATGCATCGATTCTCAAAAGCGATCGGGTCAATTAGTTCGTCTTAAAGAGGGTGATGGCTAGTTTGACAGTCACGACGTCAAGTAAAAATAGTTCTCGTGGTAATTCACCGAACAGAGGAAATATACTAACTCACCATCGACAATCATCCGCTAACCTGGAGCACGTGCCAAAGATATGTAATACTGCAGTGTAAGCTATTTAAACTAATACGTAATTAAAAGCAATGTGCTTCGTTAAAacatcaattataataatcaatagTCATAACcataacaaatattcatttataagtaacaaaataacactaactatttataattaaaatagacTATTTAAAAGGCCGCTTTCAGTCAGCTtgtatgttaattattatttactgttataacataaattaataatccgATAATGACCCAGAGCTTTAAATACTTTGAACTAGATAATTATTCATGTAGAATTGATGTTTTATGTAATTggcatttaattatttttaaaatttttttaaattagtggCCAAACTGGAGAAGGTAGTACTGGAAGCGCAGGAAGCAGTGTCTGTGGAGCTACGGCTATGAAGAGTAGTGCGAGACAAAGATCACCCGGTGCAATGGCGCGATCCGGTGATACTTTGGACGAAACAAACCAAACAAATCCGTCCAACGTTGAGTCCGAGGATTTTGTATCCAACATTCATCCGCCGACCGATGACGAAGGAGTGAGTTCAGAAATGTCaatttatatctatattcaatcaatagtcaatttattatgataagtatttaggctgcattctaAAATGATCTATCTCTAGatgcataattaagaaatgaccttgtatcttgtgaactattgacatttcaaaagatataagctcatcttgatattacactcatcaagagctttcatttgagtatccacatcaatttttcatatatttatatatattatatatatgtatatataaaaaatatatcaaaatgcatgtgggtactcgaatgaaagctcttgatgagtgtaacatcaagatgagcttatatcttaaaaaatgtcaataattaagaactgactttgcttTCTtttcaactaatgatatttttgaagatataagctcatcctgacattacacttatcgagacctttcatttaagtaccgacatcaactttttatatattttatatatttatatatattatatatatgaatatattgaaaatatatcaaaatgcatgtgggtactcaaatgaaagctcttgatgagtgtaacatcgggatgagcttatatcataagaaatttcaataattaagaactgactttgctatcttgtgaactgttgacatttttaaagatataagctcattttgatattacactcatcaagacctttcatttgagtacccacatcaatttttcatatatttatatatatattacatacagagtgtcccagaagtaacggacgccattgtagcatctgataaacaaaataattctgagacgaaaagtccttagccattttttaatcagacgcatagataattatctattaattaaaataatgtccttttatgcgttagagagagagcaccagtgtccagtcaagtgcgttccaaacgaagacgcttgcacgtgtgaatgtgtaagtaaatgtatgtgactacgttagctatagtagctagttagtcatacagttagttgtgtctttgtttgccacatactttactggacactgacgctctctctctaacacaTAAAGCGAcgttactttaattaataattaattatctatgcgtctaattaaaaaatggctaagaacttttcgtctcagaattatttttttcatcagatgctacaatggcgtccgtgacttttgggacaccctgtatatgtatatatgaaaaatatataaaaatgcatgtgggtactcaaatgaaagctcttaatgggtgtaacatcgggatcagcttatatctaaaaaatgtcaataattaagaattgactttgatatcttgtcaactaatgatattttttgaagatataagctcaccctgacattacatttatcgagacctttcatttgagtactcacatcaactttttatatattttatatatttatatatattatatatatatatgaatatatgaaaaatatatcaaaatgcatgtgcgtactcaaatgaaagctcttgacgagtgtaacatcaagatgagcttatatcttaaaaaatgtcaataattaagaactgactgctatcttgtaaactaatgatatttttgaagaaataagctcatcttgatattatactcatcaagacctttcatttgagtacccacatcaacttttcatatattttatatatttattatatatattatatatatgaatgtatgaaaaatatatcaaaatgcatgtgggtactcaaatgaaagctcttgatgaatataacatcgggatgagcttatatcctcaaaatcgtcaatagttaagaaagtacagtgcaatttgacaaaattcattatttaacaaagtaaaattttatttattcatagttcacaagtcacatagtgactgcaaggttgccaTATATACATTGACATATAGATAAATGAAATGGAATGTAACATAATAGATAGACTtgcagacagacagacagataAAGAACTAATCGGCATAAATTAAGCAATgcaaagaattattatttatctgtGACATTTgataagttgaaaaattttattcgtgAGACCGTGAATTAAGGACGGACATCGGCACTCGTCTGATGTAGATAACTACTTGTACGTGCAGGGTCACAGGTCACAACAATGGACAATTTAATTtgcataatttataattcttcAAGTAGAACTGACAATGAAATTCTACTTGTTAGCTTtcgaattattaaattacaaataattttttttaatttttttattattgatttatttaatatttaaattaagtttatttttcaggAAACATTTCATACTACAGCACAGTCGTTCTTATCGAACGGTTCGTCGGAATTAATAGGCGAAGATGTTGACTCGAGTGGAGCTAGAGTTCGCCAGGCGATAGAACAAacgcaaaataaaataacaaaaactcGAGAGCTAATACGTACGGAACAAAAAACACGAGAtggtaagttttattttatcgcGAGTAATTTGACcgttaataatataaatatgacaattttatttattaaataaatatatacttgTGTGACATTATCGGTGTAATTTAATACTCGGGTGGAAAAAAAATGcggataataaattttatttagtaaaaaatatttattgtcttATTAATTTATCGGTTGCGTGTTGTAGAAAATGTCAATGAGTATCTTAAACTCGCTGCGAATGCAGACAAGCAGCAATTGGCGAGAATAAAGACGGTATTTGAGAAGAAGAATCAAAAGTCTGCTCACAATATTGCTCAGCTGCAGAAGAAATTGGATAGTTATacgaaaaaattgagaaattatGAGATGAACGGCGCGCCGACGAGTCATCGCCAGCCCCGAGAGGTTCTTCGAGACATGGGTCAAGGATTAAAGTAAACgttcacttttattttttcctataCTGTATCAGAtgccttttatttatttttactcctATCTCTATCAAGCGGAGATGGATTACTCTGAGAAGTAGACCTAGACTCAACTCCTGGCTATAAATATACCTTAAATACATGTAATGCCACATTCAAATGAATGTAAATGCAATTTATAAATAGCTCACAATGTTAAGGCCGTAAATGTAGCTCTGTAGAtacatgtataaaaaaatttatccgtCTAATTTAAGATTGTCTTCCAGAAACGTGGGCGGTAACATTAGGGACGGAATAAGCGGATTTTCGGGGTAAGTTTTATACTAAAATAGATCAATCATTTTCATTAATCTAAAGCTAAAACTAAAAGTTAATaaaccaatttatttttatttattgctttcatttgagcacgCACATGACcctcttatatattttatatatatgatatttgtgaagtatataaaaaattgatgtgggtactcaaatgaaaattcTTGATGAGTAGaacgtcaggatgagcttatatcgttaaaaatatcatcagtggacaaaatacaacgtcatttcttaactcttgatattttttaagatataagctcatcctgatgttaggctcatcgagacctttcatttgagtacgcacacgatttttttcatatattttatatatatgatatttctcatatttgtggaatatataaaatatatcaaaaattcatgtgggtattcaaatgaaaggtctcgatgagtacaacatcaggatgagcttatatcgtcaaaaatatcatcaggAGATAAAATAcgatgtaatttattaattattgacatttttgaagatataagctcatcctggagttaTACCCATCAAGAGctgtcatttgagtacccacatgcattttgatatatttttcatatatacatatatataatatataaaatatatgaaaaattcttgtgggtattcaaatgaaaggtctcgatgagtataatatcgagatgagcttatatcttaaaaaatatcatcagtggacaaaatatgatgtaatttattaattattgacatttttagagatataagctcatcctgatgttacactcatcgagacctttcatttgagtacgcacacgattttttcatatattttaaatatattatatttcttatatttgtgaaatatatcaaaaattcatgtgggtattcaaatgaaaggtctcgatgagtatgacttcaggataagcttatatcgttgaaaatatcatcagtggacaaaatacaatgcaatttcttaattacggatatttttaaagatataagctcatcccgatgttacactcatcaagagctttgatttgagtacccacatgcattttgatatatttttcatatatacatatatataatatataaaatatatgaaaaattcatatgggtattcaaatgaaaggtctcgatgagtataatatcgagatgagcttatatcttaaaaaatatcatcagtggacaaaatatgatgtaatttattaattattgacatttttagagatataagctcatcctgatgttacactcatcgagacctttcatttgagtacgcacacgattttttcatatattttaaatatattatatttctcatatttgtgaaatatatcaaaaattcatgtgggtattcaaatgaaaggtctcgatgagtatgaCTTcaagataagcttatatcgttgaaaatatcatcagtggataaaatacaatgcaatttcttaattacggatatttttaaagatataagctcatcccgatgttacgctcatcaaaacctttcatttgagtacgcacatggatttttcatatattttataaatatgatatttataaaatatataaaaattcaactttccattaccatttattatttttattttctttgttttatttatgagcgagcattaataaaaaataatattacagAAGTGTCATGTCCAAACCCAGGGAGTTCGCGcacttgataaaaaataaattcggcAGTGCCGACAATATAAATACCCTATCACGTAAGTAAATCCTCCGAGAATTAAAATTGCTTGGTATggtaatacaaaaaaaaaaaaaaaaaaaaaaaaaaaaacttgctAACATTTCACAACACCgcaatcttttaataaatcataacTCAcaagcaaatttattttttggaatgaATAATGCTACTTGGAACTAAAAAACATCGATAAatcttactgtttttttttgttgcgCTGCCACGACAGTTGACAGTAGTAAGTAACAGAAAATTAACATGTGCATTACATTTCTTTTAACGAAtgatagaattattttattataaataataattttataataattttattaaagcaaCATAACTCTGCTAGTACATTACTCAAGTTGTTATTGCTACTGCTTCTATTTTTATCCTATTCCATATTTTACATTCACTTTTATTCGAGCTTAATCATATATACACCTATTATTATTTGGTCTCTTAACTTTTCTCAGCGTTAAAGATCTGCTTCCTCATTTAATTCAAGCTTTACAAATATTAACTCAAATTCCCTTTCCGCCTCTGTACTAGACGTGCTTATAATGAAATAACCTTTTTAttactaactttttttttgtacttaatCTACAATCTGCAATTTATAAATCTCGTTTTACAATTAAGTGACTCACGTCGCTTAATCATTCCTGTCACTCCTCAAACCCACAACTAGTTATCCAATACTAAcgaattttagttttttaccaACAGAATCGTGTCGTTTAAATTTCGTTTATTTTTGGATGCtctgttattaatttattaatggtaCTTTATTGAATGAATGTACATGTTGATtagttcaattttattattatattatttatttataatggtGTCATgtctcaataattaaatgcaaagtatttcatttattttcaaatttatttatttttttttatttttagtatttatttaaatttgataatttatttatttaaataaatcatctggttatataatttataataattgttttactTTAGAAAGTAAAGTggagtaattatttatgaaataaaaaaatttatattaaattaccgggtaatttttttaactttgttgaattaataaataatatttttaataataacattgtGGGAAAGTAAATAACaatgagattatttttaaattaaatatcggtgactaataaatgaattatataatcggatattaaagttaaaaaatttaatatcggATATTTATGATACTGGAATTAGGAGACAtctacaaatttttgaaatttttattttaattaaattgttattaagaaTGTTCTacatttagaatttaaaaaagaaattatgaGTGCgaatttaatcataataataattgtcaaccttgcagtcactacgtgactgccgtgacttttaaactataaataaataaaattttgctttattaaataatggcttttgttaaattgcactttactttcttaactattaatgtttctaaatatataagctcatctagatgttacattcatcaagagcttttatttgagtacccacatgcattttcatatatttttcatatatacatatatatattatatataaatatacaaaatatatgaaaaattgatgtgggtactcaaatgaaaggtatcgatgagtgtaatatcgagatgagcttatatcttcaaaaatgtcattagttgacaaaacACCAAAgtcaattcttaattattgacattttttaagatgtaagctcattatgatgttacactcatcgagacctttcatttgagtacccatatggaatttgatatatttttcatatgagaacggacgccattgtagcatctgatgaaaaaataattctgagacgaaaagtccttagccatttttaattaacctaatagataattaattattaattaaaaataacgtctctttatttgttagagaaagagcgccagtgtccagtaaagtacgtgccaaacaaagacacaactaactgtatgactaactagcttctatagctaacgtagtcactcatatttacttacacattcacacgtgcaagcgtcttcgttttgaacgcacttgactggacactagtgctctctctctaacgcataaaagacgttattttaattaataattaattatctatacgTCTGATTGAAAAATAGCTAAGGAATTtgcgtctcagaattattttgtttatcagatgctacaatggcgtccgttacttctgggacaccctgtataatatatataaatatatgaaaaattgatgtgggtattcaaatgagaggtctcgatgagtgtaatgtctggatgaacttatatctttaaaaatctcaatatttcacaagatacaaggtcatttcttaattatgtatctagagatagagagtttttgaatgcagcctaaatacttatcattataaattgactattgatgagaatgatatgaaaccttgattttttaattattattattattagtattatttcggaatatttattttaaaaaaattttttttatcataattaaatttaaaaaaaaaattcaaccgaATTATTTGACGTCTGCTTATTCTAGAATTAtatttaacattcaatattgAGACACAAAACCATAAAATTTCTGTAGAATTTAGAGTTTAGCTACTTGCAATTAGAAATTTAGATGAATTCAAAAAGAACAAACATAAAAACTCGTGTTTTATTGTTTGGGGCACGAGAACTAAACCCGAAATTGGTATTGGATAGCCGAGTCATCTAATGCACAGCATTGTCTATTCCATTCAGATGGATCTACTTTTTATGTAAACGATCCACCACGTGCAGGTACCGGCGACAATGGGAGCATCGAGGAAGAGAAAACCCACCACGGCTCGGCGACGTTGCCGGGTGGTTGTAGTTTAGGTTCAACCCACAGCGCTGCGCCGGTCAAATTTCCCTCAGAAGAGGGCTCGGAGTGCTCGAGCGTCACCAGCGAAAGCGGCCCCGGGAGCAGAGGTCAAGCGCACGCTTGTCACAGTAATAATGCCGCTTTCAGCTTGAAGTCCATCTTCGTTGAGCTGCAGGAGCACCGGGAGAACTTCGAGCGTATGCGGGAAAAATTGGAAACGCTCAAGgtgagttaattaattaattaaaaaaaaactagcaaccttgcagtcactatgggACTGCCGTAATTTGTGAatcataaacaaataaaattttgttttattaaataatgacttttgttaaattgcactgtactttttcaaCTAtggatgtttttaaagatataagctcatcccgaagttacactcatcaagacctttcatttgagtacacacatgcattttgatatatttttcatgtatacatatatatgatatatataaatatatgaaaaattgatgtgggtactcaaatgaaaggtctcgatgagtgtaacatcgggatgaacttatatcttaaaaaatatcattagttgacaagataacaaagtcagttcttaattattgacattttttaagatatgagctcatcccgatgttacacttatcaagagctttcatttgagtacccacatgcattttgatatatttttcatatatacatatatatatatatatatatatatatatatatatatatatatatatatatataatatatataaatatatgaaaaattgatgtgggtactcaaatgaaaggtctcgatgagtttaacatcgggatgaatttatatcttaaaaaatatcattagttgacaagatagcaaagtcagttcttaattattgacattttttaagaattaagctcatcccgatgttacactcatcaagagctttcatttgagtacccacatgcattttgatatatttttcatatatacatatatataatatatataaatatatgaaaaattgatgtgggtactcaaatgaaaggtctcaatgagtgtaacgtcgggatgaacttatatcttaaaaaatatcattagttgacaagataacaaagtcagttcttaattattgacattttttaagatatgagctcatcccgatgttacactcatcaagagctttcgtttgagtacccacatgcattttggtatatttttcatatatacatatatataatataaataaatatataaaatatatgaaaaattgatgtgggttcttaaataaaaggtcttggtgagtgtaacatcgggatgagcttatatcttcaaaaatgtcaacagttcacaagatacaaggtcatttcttaattatgtatctagagacagatcatttttaaatgcagcctaaatacttatcatcataaaattttgcttattttgttaataatataaataattgctaattttctaatttttgatTCGCCAGACACTTCAACAAGAAGTAACATTTTTATCAAACGCACTGCAAGAAGAACGCTTTCGGTGCGAGAGACTCGAGGAGCAAATGAACGACTTGACCGAGTTGCATCAAaatgaagttgaaaatttgaagCAGACGATAACAGACATGGAAGAGAAGGTCCAGTACCAGAGTGAAGACCGCTTAAGGGACATTCACGAGATGCTGGAGAACTGTCAGACCAAAATATGGAAAATGGAGCACCAGCAGCAGCAGCACCAGCAATACGTAACGCTGGAGGGCCTGGACAATAGTAACGCGCGAGCGTTGGTTGTTAAATTAATCAACGTTGTGCTAACTGTTTTACAAGTCATTTTGTTGCTTGTAGCCACGGGCGCGGGTATAATGATGCCCTTTTTGAGAACGAGGTACTTTAGTAGCTATTATCGACTTCATTAACTAACTCTTATCTTTAAAAGTAGCCGCTTTAATCTCCAGCCTCtgagtggaaatttttttctataataaaaataatatttggtAATTCTTTACAAGTGCGGTCCATTTTTAGCCATAtctaagtgaaaaattaacattttcaaatttttatttgattctgCTTATTTTTACGACgtatttatagtaaaaaatgtcgt
This genomic interval from Cotesia glomerata isolate CgM1 linkage group LG1, MPM_Cglom_v2.3, whole genome shotgun sequence contains the following:
- the LOC123263224 gene encoding transmembrane and coiled-coil domains protein 2 isoform X5; the encoded protein is MASLTVTTSSKNSSRGNSPNRGNILTHHRQSSANLEHVPKICNTAVGQTGEGSTGSAGSSVCGATAMKSSARQRSPGAMARSGDTLDETNQTNPSNVESEDFVSNIHPPTDDEGETFHTTAQSFLSNGSSELIGEDVDSSGARVRQAIEQTQNKITKTRELIRTEQKTRDENVNEYLKLAANADKQQLARIKTVFEKKNQKSAHNIAQLQKKLDSYTKKLRNYEMNGAPTSHRQPREVLRDMGQGLKNVGGNIRDGISGFSGSVMSKPREFAHLIKNKFGSADNINTLSLDSNGSTFYVNDPPRAGTGDNGSIEEEKTHHGSATLPGGCSLGSTHSAAPVKFPSEEGSECSSVTSESGPGSRGQAHACHSNNAAFSLKSIFVELQEHRENFERMREKLETLKTLQQEVTFLSNALQEERFRCERLEEQMNDLTELHQNEVENLKQTITDMEEKVQYQSEDRLRDIHEMLENCQTKIWKMEHQQQQHQQYVTLEGLDNSNARALVVKLINVVLTVLQVILLLVATGAGIMMPFLRTSCTKPHCFMCRVRILTTTLVVLGIIFVLKQWPEVHDVGSHLMRHLKQTLAVK
- the LOC123263224 gene encoding transmembrane and coiled-coil domains protein 2 isoform X1 is translated as MASLTVTTSSKNSSRGNSPNRGNILTHHRQSSANLEHVPKICNTAVGQTGEGSTGSAGSSVCGATAMKSSARQRSPGAMARSGDTLDETNQTNPSNVESEDFVSNIHPPTDDEGFIFQETFHTTAQSFLSNGSSELIGEDVDSSGARVRQAIEQTQNKITKTRELIRTEQKTRDENVNEYLKLAANADKQQLARIKTVFEKKNQKSAHNIAQLQKKLDSYTKKLRNYEMNGAPTSHRQPREVLRDMGQGLKNVGGNIRDGISGFSGSVMSKPREFAHLIKNKFGSADNINTLSLDSNGSTFYVNDPPRAGTGDNGSIEEEKTHHGSATLPGGCSLGSTHSAAPVKFPSEEGSECSSVTSESGPGSRGQAHACHSNNAAFSLKSIFVELQEHRENFERMREKLETLKTLQQEVTFLSNALQEERFRCERLEEQMNDLTELHQNEVENLKQTITDMEEKVQYQSEDRLRDIHEMLENCQTKIWKMEHQQQQHQQYVTLEGLDNSNARALVVKLINVVLTVLQVILLLVATGAGIMMPFLRTSCTKPHCFMCRVRILTTTLVVLGIIFVLKQWPEVHDVGSHLMRHLKQTLAGLGK
- the LOC123263224 gene encoding transmembrane and coiled-coil domains protein 2 isoform X7, giving the protein MASLTVTTSSKNSSRGNSPNRGNILTHHRQSSANLEHVPKICNTAVGQTGEGSTGSAGSSVCGATAMKSSARQRSPGAMARSGDTLDETNQTNPSNVESEDFVSNIHPPTDDEGFIFQETFHTTAQSFLSNGSSELIGEDVDSSGARVRQAIEQTQNKITKTRELIRTEQKTRDENVNEYLKLAANADKQQLARIKTVFEKKNQKSAHNIAQLQKKLDSYTKKLRNYEMNGAPTSHRQPREVLRDMGQGLKNVGGNIRDGISGFSGSVMSKPREFAHLIKNKFGSADNINTLSLDSNGSTFYVNDPPRAGTGDNGSIEEEKTHHGSATLPGGCSLGSTHSAAPVKFPSEEGSECSSVTSESGPGSRGQAHACHSNNAAFSLKSIFVELQEHRENFERMREKLETLKTLQQEVTFLSNALQEERFRCERLEEQMNDLTELHQNEVENLKQTITDMEEKVQYQSEDRLRDIHEMLENCQTKIWKMEHQQQQHQQYVTLEGLDNSNARALVVKLINVVLTVLQVILLLVATGAGIMMPFLRTRVRILTTTLVVLGIIFVLKQWPEVHDVGSHLMRHLKQTLAVK
- the LOC123263224 gene encoding transmembrane and coiled-coil domains protein 2 isoform X3, encoding MASLTVTTSSKNSSRGNSPNRGNILTHHRQSSANLEHVPKICNTAVGQTGEGSTGSAGSSVCGATAMKSSARQRSPGAMARSGDTLDETNQTNPSNVESEDFVSNIHPPTDDEGFIFQETFHTTAQSFLSNGSSELIGEDVDSSGARVRQAIEQTQNKITKTRELIRTEQKTRDENVNEYLKLAANADKQQLARIKTVFEKKNQKSAHNIAQLQKKLDSYTKKLRNYEMNGAPTSHRQPREVLRDMGQGLKNVGGNIRDGISGFSGSVMSKPREFAHLIKNKFGSADNINTLSHGSTFYVNDPPRAGTGDNGSIEEEKTHHGSATLPGGCSLGSTHSAAPVKFPSEEGSECSSVTSESGPGSRGQAHACHSNNAAFSLKSIFVELQEHRENFERMREKLETLKTLQQEVTFLSNALQEERFRCERLEEQMNDLTELHQNEVENLKQTITDMEEKVQYQSEDRLRDIHEMLENCQTKIWKMEHQQQQHQQYVTLEGLDNSNARALVVKLINVVLTVLQVILLLVATGAGIMMPFLRTSCTKPHCFMCRVRILTTTLVVLGIIFVLKQWPEVHDVGSHLMRHLKQTLAGLGK
- the LOC123263224 gene encoding transmembrane and coiled-coil domains protein 2 isoform X9; this encodes MASLTVTTSSKNSSRGNSPNRGNILTHHRQSSANLEHVPKICNTAVGQTGEGSTGSAGSSVCGATAMKSSARQRSPGAMARSGDTLDETNQTNPSNVESEDFVSNIHPPTDDEGFIFQETFHTTAQSFLSNGSSELIGEDVDSSGARVRQAIEQTQNKITKTRELIRTEQKTRDENVNEYLKLAANADKQQLARIKTVFEKKNQKSAHNIAQLQKKLDSYTKKLRNYEMNGAPTSHRQPREVLRDMGQGLKNVGGNIRDGISGFSGSVMSKPREFAHLIKNKFGSADNINTLSRTGDNGSIEEEKTHHGSATLPGGCSLGSTHSAAPVKFPSEEGSECSSVTSESGPGSRGQAHACHSNNAAFSLKSIFVELQEHRENFERMREKLETLKTLQQEVTFLSNALQEERFRCERLEEQMNDLTELHQNEVENLKQTITDMEEKVQYQSEDRLRDIHEMLENCQTKIWKMEHQQQQHQQYVTLEGLDNSNARALVVKLINVVLTVLQVILLLVATGAGIMMPFLRTSCTKPHCFMCRVRILTTTLVVLGIIFVLKQWPEVHDVGSHLMRHLKQTLAGLGK